The proteins below are encoded in one region of Alistipes communis:
- a CDS encoding TIGR04076 family protein — translation MKKIKITVVRKVCHRDLIERYENPIDHACDMREGQVFVANGWQRPDGLCESAWQTISPFVMTLAHGGTDLYDGWMKNPASAMISCNDGFRPVSFLIETLD, via the coding sequence ATGAAAAAGATAAAAATCACGGTCGTCCGCAAGGTTTGCCACCGCGACCTGATCGAACGCTACGAAAATCCGATCGACCATGCATGCGACATGCGCGAGGGACAGGTCTTCGTCGCCAATGGCTGGCAGCGCCCCGACGGGCTCTGCGAAAGCGCGTGGCAGACGATCTCGCCCTTCGTCATGACTCTGGCGCACGGAGGGACGGACCTCTACGACGGCTGGATGAAGAATCCCGCCTCGGCGATGATCTCGTGCAACGACGGTTTCCGGCCCGTGAGCTTCCTGATAGAAACCTTAGATTAG